A genome region from Labilibaculum antarcticum includes the following:
- a CDS encoding electron transfer flavoprotein subunit alpha/FixB family protein, with protein sequence MSVIAFAKNWNGKFKNSTYELVSYTKNLADQLNTKLIVVSIGEVNNDDLKNLGKYGAERIISVNDPKMNILTSQVYAQVISEIAKMEGASAIVLSDNESGKAIAPRLSVKMKAGMASAVLELPISLNPFVVKKSTFSGKAFGHVQIDSPVKIISIAKNCFGLVENQVDVLIEEFSPHLDASLFKIQVLEEEKQTNKVDLADADIVVSAGRGMRSPDNWGVVEDLAEELGAATACSRPVSDEGWRGHEEHVGQTGKVIAPNLYFAAGISGAIQHVAGISRSKCIVAINTDPEAPIFGVADYGIIGDVMEVLPKLTEAIRNSK encoded by the coding sequence ATGTCAGTAATAGCATTTGCCAAAAACTGGAACGGGAAATTTAAGAATTCCACCTATGAATTGGTATCATATACGAAAAATTTAGCCGATCAATTGAACACAAAGCTTATTGTTGTTTCAATTGGAGAGGTGAATAACGATGATTTAAAAAATTTGGGGAAATATGGAGCTGAGAGAATAATATCAGTTAACGATCCTAAAATGAATATTTTAACAAGTCAAGTTTATGCACAGGTAATTTCTGAAATTGCGAAAATGGAAGGCGCAAGCGCAATTGTTTTGAGCGATAATGAGAGTGGTAAAGCCATTGCTCCAAGACTATCAGTAAAAATGAAAGCGGGAATGGCATCTGCTGTCCTCGAATTGCCAATATCGCTAAATCCATTTGTCGTTAAAAAAAGCACCTTTTCAGGAAAAGCTTTTGGACATGTGCAAATTGATTCCCCTGTAAAGATTATCTCTATTGCTAAGAATTGTTTTGGTCTGGTAGAAAATCAGGTTGATGTGTTGATCGAAGAATTTTCGCCACACTTGGATGCCAGTCTTTTCAAAATTCAGGTTCTTGAGGAAGAAAAGCAAACAAATAAAGTTGACCTTGCTGATGCAGATATTGTTGTGTCAGCAGGTAGAGGAATGAGGAGCCCTGATAATTGGGGTGTTGTAGAAGATTTGGCAGAAGAGTTGGGAGCAGCAACAGCTTGTTCGCGTCCGGTATCTGATGAAGGATGGCGGGGACATGAGGAGCATGTTGGGCAAACAGGAAAAGTAATTGCACCCAATTTATACTTCGCTGCCGGTATTTCCGGAGCCATACAGCACGTTGCTGGTATTAGCAGGAGCAAATGTATAGTTGCCATCAATACGGATCCTGAAGCGCCTATTTTCGGTGTTGCAGATTATGGGATCATTGGTGACGTTATGGAAGTATTGCCAAAATTGACAGAAGCAATTCGGAATTCAAAATAA
- a CDS encoding 4Fe-4S dicluster domain-containing protein, translating into MIKQILFIITLLITFGVFAYSVKRLWGFFSLTKPAYPIKNIGARISHTLNVAFGQTKIFRKPVIGLMHALVFWGFLVITLGSIEMVVDGVSGLDRAFASTGWFYDVVIASGDVFALLIIVFIKLFILRRMFLKIKRFTGVEMTAKANWDALLSLYFIGFLMVSLICFNMGYISSHPNGYEGVYPVSATLVNLFGWDFSLLQEPGWWVHLLLIFTFANYLPYSKHFHVFLSIPNVFLANLEPITKYPNLESITREVKLMLDPEAAYDESAEVARFGVKDIEDVSWKNYMDSLSCTQCGRCTDVCPANITGKLLSPRKIFVDLRKRMDEKGPLALAGKQDNKSLLRDYISEEEIWACTTCNACAQECPIDISHPNLIMDMRRYLVMEESAAPAGLNVMFANIENNGAPWQFSPEDRMKWAD; encoded by the coding sequence ATGATAAAACAAATCCTCTTCATCATCACATTATTGATCACATTTGGTGTGTTTGCCTATTCGGTAAAGCGTTTGTGGGGATTCTTTAGCTTGACAAAGCCCGCATATCCAATTAAAAATATTGGAGCGAGAATTTCCCATACTTTGAATGTGGCTTTCGGGCAAACCAAAATATTTCGAAAACCAGTAATTGGGCTGATGCACGCATTGGTATTCTGGGGGTTTTTAGTGATAACTCTGGGTAGTATTGAGATGGTTGTGGATGGTGTTAGTGGATTGGATAGGGCTTTTGCCTCTACAGGATGGTTCTACGATGTCGTTATTGCCTCTGGAGATGTATTTGCTTTGTTGATTATCGTTTTTATCAAGCTTTTTATTCTTCGTAGAATGTTCTTAAAGATAAAACGTTTTACAGGAGTGGAAATGACAGCAAAAGCCAATTGGGATGCTCTTTTATCTCTTTATTTTATTGGATTTTTAATGGTTTCCCTGATTTGTTTCAATATGGGATACATTAGTAGTCACCCAAATGGCTACGAAGGAGTTTATCCCGTTTCTGCCACTTTGGTTAATTTATTTGGATGGGACTTTAGCTTGCTTCAAGAGCCGGGTTGGTGGGTGCATCTTTTATTGATATTCACATTCGCTAATTACTTGCCTTATTCGAAGCATTTTCATGTTTTTCTATCCATTCCGAATGTGTTTCTGGCGAATTTGGAACCGATTACTAAGTATCCAAATTTAGAAAGTATTACCCGTGAAGTTAAGCTAATGCTCGATCCTGAAGCAGCTTATGATGAGAGCGCAGAGGTTGCCCGTTTTGGAGTGAAAGACATTGAAGATGTTAGCTGGAAGAATTATATGGATTCCTTATCCTGCACACAGTGTGGCCGATGTACGGATGTTTGCCCGGCTAATATCACAGGAAAGCTTTTGTCTCCAAGGAAAATATTTGTTGATCTGCGAAAGCGGATGGATGAGAAAGGACCATTGGCATTAGCAGGCAAGCAGGATAATAAATCACTCTTACGCGATTATATTTCTGAAGAAGAGATTTGGGCTTGCACAACTTGCAATGCCTGTGCTCAGGAATGTCCGATAGATATTAGTCATCCTAACTTAATCATGGATATGAGAAGGTATTTGGTGATGGAGGAATCGGCTGCACCAGCTGGATTAAATGTCATGTTTGCAAACATTGAAAACAATGGTGCTCCCTGGCAATTCTCTCCTGAAGATAGAATGAAATGGGCTGATTAG